The proteins below come from a single Eubacterium limosum genomic window:
- a CDS encoding uroporphyrinogen decarboxylase family protein has product MDQTKAFQERIEIFDDAVRMKKRPKRVPFVTNDAFWRYYDLGYTLSDALMDQQKIEDANIDFQRRYQFDTLLDIGDRNPLIMTRSLGNFEYGIDDVNNTLMLKEQTHFHEDDYDAFVQNPLKTLWENIIPRKYTYFKEGMPLETIQRTLGEFLAYDQAMGKTNKRLAEECGVPPILDSVHGARIYPAFEALYNFLRGMKGLSRDLRKIPEKVLAFNEVYHNVFVKNLIDGITHADTKTSAFTAFTIMLSDNMINPKQFEKFFWPQFKELADKIVETDNTMFVLSEGSFKHVAEYLQELPKGHFCFYVEMDDIFETRKRLPNLCLWGGLPVSLIARGTKQECIDYAKRVIDEVGRDGGLVLCTNKFTSHPKDCNRENLLAVSEFVHQYQ; this is encoded by the coding sequence ATGGATCAAACAAAAGCTTTTCAGGAAAGAATCGAGATATTCGATGACGCGGTACGGATGAAAAAGCGTCCTAAAAGAGTTCCTTTTGTCACAAACGATGCCTTTTGGCGGTATTATGATCTTGGATACACTCTGAGTGATGCCCTGATGGATCAACAGAAAATTGAAGACGCTAACATTGATTTTCAAAGGCGCTACCAGTTTGACACGCTGCTGGATATTGGAGACCGCAATCCTCTGATTATGACAAGGAGTCTGGGGAACTTTGAGTATGGCATTGACGATGTGAACAACACACTGATGCTGAAGGAACAGACGCATTTTCATGAGGATGACTATGATGCATTTGTACAAAACCCTTTAAAAACACTGTGGGAAAATATTATTCCGAGGAAGTACACTTACTTTAAAGAAGGGATGCCCCTCGAGACCATTCAGAGGACTCTCGGAGAATTTCTCGCCTATGATCAGGCCATGGGAAAGACCAACAAGCGCCTGGCAGAGGAATGCGGCGTACCACCCATTCTGGACAGCGTACACGGCGCCAGAATTTACCCAGCCTTTGAAGCGCTGTATAATTTTTTGAGAGGTATGAAGGGCCTGTCGCGGGATCTTCGCAAAATACCTGAAAAAGTGCTGGCCTTTAACGAGGTCTACCACAATGTTTTTGTCAAAAATTTAATTGACGGCATCACCCACGCAGACACAAAGACAAGCGCCTTTACCGCGTTTACCATCATGCTGAGCGATAACATGATCAATCCAAAGCAGTTTGAAAAATTCTTCTGGCCGCAGTTTAAGGAACTGGCCGATAAAATCGTCGAGACGGACAATACAATGTTTGTTTTGAGTGAGGGATCCTTCAAGCATGTGGCCGAATACCTGCAGGAGCTGCCAAAGGGGCATTTTTGCTTTTATGTTGAGATGGATGATATTTTTGAGACGCGGAAACGCCTGCCAAACCTGTGTCTGTGGGGAGGTCTGCCGGTGTCCCTCATCGCCAGAGGAACAAAACAGGAATGCATTGATTACGCTAAACGCGTGATTGATGAAGTTGGAAGGGATGGCGGTCTGGTGCTGTGCACCAATAAGTTCACATCACATCCAAAGGACTGTAACCGTGAAAATCTGCTGGCTGTCAGTGAGTTTGTGCACCAATATCAATAA
- a CDS encoding TetR/AcrR family transcriptional regulator → MAIKRKGNLTKEKILHFAKDAFYQNGYHATQLKSIAALADLSLGNLNYYFKKKDDLVEEIYRQFFTDIYHFIKKSAVTNPLEQFCLFQFMVYTIVLTDEHNKRFYCEIIQDKSNYRVMHGLMREKYHEMLGALGRSPEPLDFEIILLAEFGTRREIFLNFFAGNLHLTLDQLVYYLIRNTCKNLEVPPAVFENLMTFSHHFIAERDFSHLKFLA, encoded by the coding sequence ATGGCAATTAAACGAAAAGGAAATCTCACAAAGGAAAAGATCCTGCATTTTGCTAAGGATGCATTTTATCAGAACGGCTATCACGCCACACAGCTAAAATCCATTGCGGCACTGGCGGATCTGAGCCTCGGCAACTTAAACTACTACTTCAAAAAGAAGGACGACCTTGTCGAGGAAATCTATCGGCAATTTTTTACAGATATTTACCATTTTATTAAAAAAAGCGCAGTGACAAACCCGCTGGAACAGTTCTGCCTCTTTCAGTTTATGGTTTATACCATTGTTCTTACCGATGAACACAACAAGCGCTTTTACTGCGAAATCATCCAGGATAAGTCAAATTACCGGGTGATGCACGGGCTCATGCGTGAAAAATACCACGAAATGCTGGGCGCCCTTGGCCGCAGCCCCGAGCCCCTCGACTTTGAAATCATCCTTCTGGCGGAGTTTGGGACACGGCGCGAAATCTTTTTAAACTTTTTTGCTGGCAACCTGCATCTGACCCTTGATCAGCTTGTCTATTACCTGATCCGGAACACCTGTAAAAACCTGGAGGTTCCCCCCGCCGTTTTTGAAAACCTGATGACCTTTTCCCATCATTTTATAGCCGAAAGGGATTTTTCCCACCTGAAATTCCTTGCATAA
- a CDS encoding nuclear transport factor 2 family protein: MFKRLYDVDDSLQKDLFLVKELVTFERFCRDQSLWTEMKKCFHPESTVCISWYKGSGQGFIEASEKMKSFAPHKINHMVVRCNGDRAVAECITSIQMRQKLQGQWYDLTSYARLHYRLVRERDCWLILSLTGIYEKDTVEPAYCIGTPQPLDFDPEGYRPSYAALCYFFEKSGMAFYDDLPGIDRPEMVNALYESSGKWLSEA; this comes from the coding sequence ATGTTTAAAAGATTATATGATGTGGATGACAGTCTGCAAAAAGATCTGTTTCTGGTAAAGGAGCTGGTCACCTTTGAGCGGTTCTGCCGGGATCAGAGTCTGTGGACAGAGATGAAGAAATGCTTCCACCCCGAATCAACTGTGTGTATTTCCTGGTATAAGGGCAGCGGACAGGGCTTTATTGAAGCTTCTGAAAAAATGAAAAGTTTTGCGCCGCATAAAATCAATCATATGGTAGTCCGCTGCAATGGCGACAGAGCCGTGGCGGAATGTATCACCAGTATACAGATGCGCCAGAAGCTGCAGGGGCAGTGGTATGACCTGACCTCTTACGCGCGGCTGCATTACCGGCTGGTAAGGGAGAGGGACTGCTGGCTTATCTTATCGTTGACCGGCATTTATGAGAAGGACACCGTGGAGCCGGCTTACTGCATTGGTACGCCTCAGCCCCTTGATTTTGACCCGGAAGGCTATCGACCGTCTTATGCTGCTCTGTGCTATTTCTTTGAAAAATCGGGCATGGCGTTTTACGATGACCTGCCGGGGATCGACCGGCCGGAAATGGTGAACGCTCTCTATGAATCGAGCGGAAAGTGGCTTTCGGAAGCGTAA
- a CDS encoding STAS domain-containing protein has product MFEISELENGREGVRVTGEVDIYTATQFKEPIEKLIEANTKDIFLDLTDLSYIDSTGIGILIELRKGSMSRDLNMTLINPQKNVVKLLQLTGVDQIFSIVEEK; this is encoded by the coding sequence ATGTTTGAAATAAGTGAATTAGAAAACGGCCGGGAAGGTGTACGTGTTACAGGAGAAGTTGATATCTATACTGCCACGCAGTTTAAGGAACCCATCGAAAAATTGATTGAAGCAAATACAAAAGACATTTTTCTGGATTTAACGGACCTGTCTTACATTGACAGCACAGGAATCGGTATCCTGATTGAGCTGCGCAAAGGCAGTATGAGCAGAGATCTGAACATGACGCTGATCAATCCTCAGAAAAATGTTGTTAAGCTGCTGCAGCTGACCGGTGTCGATCAAATTTTTAGTATTGTGGAGGAAAAATAG
- a CDS encoding ATP-binding protein: MSDMSCSTCRSLQGETVHISLPSLPQFVSLARLTVASVGNIVGFSIDVVEDLKVAVSEACTNALRHGCSSEQCYDLYYQLDQDKLTIRVEDRGEGYEPESVSEPELPGNQAGGFGLFIIKSLMDEVEIVSNKGMGTSITMVKYLRT, from the coding sequence ATGAGTGATATGAGTTGCAGTACATGCAGAAGTTTGCAGGGAGAAACAGTTCACATTAGCCTGCCGAGTCTTCCGCAGTTTGTCAGCCTTGCGCGCCTGACGGTTGCATCAGTCGGAAATATCGTTGGCTTTTCGATTGATGTGGTAGAGGACCTGAAGGTTGCCGTTTCCGAGGCCTGCACGAACGCCCTGCGTCATGGCTGCTCGAGCGAGCAGTGCTATGATCTGTATTATCAGCTTGATCAGGACAAGCTTACCATTCGTGTCGAAGACCGTGGTGAGGGATATGAACCTGAAAGCGTCAGTGAGCCGGAACTGCCCGGCAACCAGGCCGGCGGCTTTGGCCTGTTTATTATTAAATCGTTGATGGATGAGGTAGAAATCGTCAGTAATAAAGGAATGGGTACCAGTATCACGATGGTGAAATACCTGAGGACGTAA
- a CDS encoding SigB/SigF/SigG family RNA polymerase sigma factor, with product MEYPNQMTKQESKKLFIEYKKTGDKEIRDRLIENFLYIPKLLVKKYAYRSNDVEDIYQVACLGLMYAVERYDPDRGFEFDTFASPTIIGEIKKYYRDKQWIIRVPRRIQELNREINRAKTTLEHKLMKTPTISEIADYLEVTEEAVIEAMEGNNVFYPKSLSTEFESNADGQEATLLDLIGEEDERIENIGNVEDLRQRLESLNPVERMIIEERYYNGKTQKEVAAIIGKSQMTVSRLEKKVMEKLRANL from the coding sequence ATGGAATATCCAAATCAAATGACAAAACAGGAATCAAAAAAGCTGTTTATCGAATATAAGAAAACAGGCGATAAGGAAATTCGTGATCGCCTCATCGAGAATTTCCTGTATATTCCTAAATTACTGGTCAAAAAATACGCTTACCGCAGCAACGATGTGGAAGATATTTATCAGGTTGCCTGTCTGGGCCTGATGTACGCGGTCGAACGCTACGACCCTGACAGGGGCTTTGAATTTGACACCTTTGCATCACCAACCATCATCGGCGAAATTAAAAAATATTATCGTGACAAACAGTGGATCATCCGGGTTCCGAGAAGGATTCAGGAGCTCAACCGCGAGATTAACCGGGCGAAGACAACCCTGGAGCATAAGCTCATGAAGACACCGACAATCTCTGAGATAGCCGACTACCTGGAAGTGACCGAGGAAGCTGTGATCGAAGCGATGGAAGGCAATAATGTCTTTTATCCAAAATCCTTATCAACAGAATTTGAAAGCAATGCAGACGGACAGGAAGCAACGCTCTTAGACTTGATCGGTGAAGAAGATGAACGGATTGAAAACATTGGAAATGTCGAGGACCTCCGCCAGCGCCTGGAAAGCCTGAACCCAGTCGAGCGGATGATCATCGAAGAGCGTTATTATAACGGAAAAACCCAGAAGGAGGTGGCCGCCATTATTGGCAAATCACAGATGACGGTATCCCGTCTGGAAAAGAAGGTTATGGAGAAGCTGAGAGCTAACCTGTAA
- the fusA gene encoding elongation factor G, with protein MKTYPTKNIRNILLLGHGGSGKTTLTEAMAFNAGAIDRMGRVDEGNTLSDFDPEEKRRMFSISSSIIPVEYGGHKINIIDVPGYFDFIGDAYAALRVADAVVIVVDALAGVQVGTEKAIELLSKVDVPAFIVVNKMDRENATFAKVMDNLKEAFGNKVIPFELPMGEGEDMRGVVNIVDMTGSERKDNRCFDVEVPEDMKEELEPFREMIMESVAQTSEELMEKYFDGEELTEDEIHHGIRTGVLDGDLIPVLCTSAVQNIGVETLENMIIAYLPSPKDAKPVMGKDPRDGKEVERACGASESFSALVFKTIVDPFVGKLSIFKVMSGVLEATTEVYNATKEAKEKTNHIYVLRGNKQIEIEALLAGDIGAFSKLGVTVTGDTLCDPKDPIVYDKIEFPKPVISMAIEPKTKADIDKLSTGLHRLIEEDPTMSFNRNNETKQTLLSGLGEMHLEVISNKLQQKFGVGVNLEPMKVPYRETIRKSASAQGRHKKQSGGSGQFGDVWVTFEPGDTPNDDFVFIDKVVGGAVPRNFIPHVEKGLHDCMVEGVLAGYPVTGVKATLYDGSYHAVDSDEMSFKMAATLAYRKGMKEASPVLLEPIYKLTITVPEEYMGDIMGDLNKKRGRIMGMEPIDGGKQVITAEAPLAELFKYATELRSMTQARGEFEMEYVRYEEAPAMISEKVVAEAQAAKEKK; from the coding sequence ATGAAAACGTATCCAACCAAAAACATCAGAAATATCCTTTTATTAGGACATGGAGGAAGCGGCAAGACAACATTGACAGAAGCAATGGCATTTAATGCAGGTGCCATTGACCGAATGGGCAGAGTTGATGAAGGAAACACCTTATCCGATTTTGATCCGGAAGAAAAGAGAAGAATGTTCTCAATTTCTTCATCCATTATTCCAGTAGAATATGGTGGACACAAGATTAACATCATCGATGTACCCGGTTATTTTGATTTTATCGGGGACGCCTACGCAGCACTGAGAGTCGCAGATGCGGTTGTTATCGTAGTCGATGCTTTAGCCGGCGTACAGGTAGGTACAGAAAAAGCCATTGAGCTTTTGTCAAAGGTTGACGTACCCGCTTTCATTGTGGTCAACAAAATGGACCGCGAAAACGCGACCTTTGCCAAGGTTATGGATAACCTGAAGGAAGCCTTTGGCAATAAGGTCATTCCTTTTGAATTACCCATGGGCGAAGGCGAGGACATGCGCGGCGTCGTCAACATTGTTGATATGACAGGAAGCGAAAGAAAAGACAACCGCTGCTTTGACGTAGAAGTACCGGAAGATATGAAGGAAGAACTGGAACCTTTCCGTGAAATGATCATGGAATCCGTTGCCCAGACCAGTGAAGAGCTGATGGAAAAATACTTTGACGGTGAAGAGCTGACCGAAGATGAAATCCACCATGGCATCCGCACCGGTGTACTGGATGGCGACCTGATCCCGGTTCTGTGTACCTCCGCAGTACAGAATATCGGCGTAGAAACCCTGGAAAATATGATCATTGCCTATCTGCCGTCACCAAAGGACGCCAAGCCTGTTATGGGCAAGGACCCAAGAGACGGAAAAGAAGTCGAACGTGCCTGCGGCGCAAGCGAAAGCTTCTCAGCACTGGTCTTTAAGACCATCGTTGACCCGTTTGTCGGTAAGCTGTCCATCTTTAAGGTGATGTCCGGTGTGCTCGAGGCTACTACCGAGGTTTATAACGCTACCAAGGAAGCAAAGGAAAAGACCAATCACATCTATGTGCTGCGCGGCAACAAGCAGATCGAAATTGAAGCCCTGCTGGCAGGCGACATCGGCGCTTTCTCCAAGCTGGGCGTTACCGTCACCGGTGATACCCTGTGCGATCCCAAGGACCCGATCGTATACGACAAGATCGAATTCCCGAAACCGGTTATCTCAATGGCCATTGAACCAAAAACCAAAGCGGACATCGACAAGCTGTCCACTGGCCTCCACCGTCTGATCGAGGAAGATCCGACCATGAGCTTTAACCGCAATAACGAAACCAAACAGACACTACTTTCAGGCCTCGGCGAAATGCACCTGGAAGTTATCTCCAATAAATTACAGCAGAAATTTGGCGTCGGCGTAAACCTTGAACCGATGAAGGTGCCATACCGTGAAACCATTCGTAAATCTGCCAGCGCCCAGGGCCGTCACAAGAAACAGTCCGGCGGTAGCGGCCAGTTCGGTGACGTATGGGTCACCTTTGAACCGGGCGATACCCCGAATGATGATTTTGTCTTTATCGACAAGGTAGTCGGCGGCGCTGTACCGAGAAACTTTATTCCACATGTCGAAAAGGGCCTGCATGACTGTATGGTGGAAGGCGTATTGGCCGGCTATCCGGTAACCGGCGTGAAGGCCACCCTGTACGATGGTTCCTACCATGCTGTCGACTCTGATGAAATGTCCTTTAAGATGGCAGCTACTCTGGCATACCGCAAGGGGATGAAGGAAGCCTCACCGGTTCTGCTCGAACCCATCTATAAGCTGACCATCACCGTTCCGGAAGAATACATGGGCGATATCATGGGCGACCTCAATAAAAAACGTGGCCGTATCATGGGCATGGAACCCATCGACGGCGGAAAACAGGTTATCACCGCGGAAGCACCGCTGGCAGAATTGTTCAAATATGCCACCGAGCTGCGCTCCATGACCCAGGCCAGAGGCGAATTTGAAATGGAATATGTCCGCTACGAAGAAGCCCCGGCCATGATCTCCGAAAAAGTCGTAGCCGAAGCCCAGGCCGCGAAGGAGAAGAAATGA
- a CDS encoding xanthine phosphoribosyltransferase: MELLKNKILNDGHALGKDILKVDSFLNHQLDIRLFEAMGEEFARRFENVEVTKILTIETSGIAIAAVAAKYFDYCPVVFGKKNASLNLDKDIYTSEVYSFTKQQTYQIMVSKKYLNPEDKVLIIDDFLANGKAVEALEEIVKQSGAQLMGVGIAIEKGFQNGGKEIRESGIRLESLAIVDEMHEDGTIIFRD, encoded by the coding sequence ATGGAATTATTAAAGAATAAAATTTTGAACGATGGACATGCGCTTGGAAAAGATATATTGAAGGTGGATTCATTCCTCAATCATCAGCTGGATATCCGGCTTTTTGAAGCCATGGGAGAGGAATTCGCGCGCCGCTTTGAGAATGTCGAAGTCACAAAAATTTTGACCATCGAAACCTCCGGTATCGCCATTGCCGCAGTGGCAGCCAAATATTTTGACTACTGTCCTGTGGTGTTCGGCAAGAAAAACGCGTCCTTAAATCTGGATAAGGATATCTATACCAGTGAGGTTTACTCCTTTACCAAGCAGCAGACCTACCAGATCATGGTTTCAAAAAAATATCTGAATCCCGAAGATAAGGTTCTGATCATCGATGACTTCCTGGCCAACGGCAAAGCCGTAGAAGCGCTGGAGGAAATTGTAAAACAGTCCGGCGCCCAGCTGATGGGGGTGGGCATCGCCATTGAAAAAGGCTTTCAGAACGGTGGAAAAGAAATCCGTGAGTCCGGTATCCGGCTGGAATCACTGGCCATTGTCGATGAAATGCATGAGGATGGCACCATTATCTTTCGTGATTAA
- the murI gene encoding glutamate racemase, with product MGNSSPIGLIDSGIGGFTVLRELQRQLPRENIVYLGDAKRMPYGERENEEIITFGNSDIRFLENMGVKAILLACNTISSLIGSLTANVPLFSIVEAGCLATIDCQKEGAVGLIATTATVKNGTYEYILSSHTQALRYITQGTRTLANVINNHPGELVLLRQNIKEAIDPIFERERVSALLLGCTHFPIVRKTIEEMYPCLSIIDPADKQITLLKEYLKKNNAFNESPYDGVTRICATGGKRDYTIFENMIEQLGLSCSELTLEQLDIDE from the coding sequence ATGGGAAACAGCAGTCCGATTGGTTTAATCGACTCAGGAATCGGCGGTTTTACCGTCCTCCGGGAGCTGCAGCGGCAGTTGCCCAGAGAAAACATCGTCTATCTGGGCGATGCCAAACGTATGCCCTACGGAGAACGGGAAAATGAGGAAATCATCACCTTTGGCAACAGTGATATCCGTTTTCTGGAGAATATGGGCGTTAAGGCCATTCTTTTGGCCTGCAATACCATTTCCTCACTCATCGGCAGCCTCACCGCAAATGTGCCCTTATTCAGCATTGTGGAGGCTGGGTGCCTGGCCACCATCGACTGCCAGAAGGAAGGAGCGGTTGGGCTCATCGCCACCACCGCCACCGTCAAAAACGGTACCTATGAGTATATTCTGTCCAGCCACACGCAGGCGCTCCGCTACATTACCCAGGGGACCCGTACCCTTGCCAATGTGATCAATAACCACCCGGGCGAGCTGGTGTTGCTTCGCCAGAATATCAAAGAAGCCATCGACCCCATTTTTGAAAGGGAGCGCGTCAGCGCGCTGCTTCTGGGCTGCACCCATTTCCCCATTGTCCGCAAAACCATTGAGGAAATGTACCCCTGCCTCAGCATCATTGATCCGGCTGACAAGCAGATCACCCTGCTGAAGGAATATCTGAAGAAGAACAATGCCTTTAATGAAAGTCCGTACGACGGTGTGACTCGTATCTGCGCCACCGGCGGGAAGAGAGACTATACGATCTTTGAGAATATGATCGAACAGCTGGGCCTTAGCTGCAGCGAGCTGACTCTGGAACAGCTGGATATTGACGAATAA
- the trpS gene encoding tryptophan--tRNA ligase, whose protein sequence is METSEKKIVYSGIQPSGTFTIGNYFGAMKNWVPMQEAYDCLYCVVDLHAITVPQVPADLRRRTYESLAILMAVGIDPDKSILYVQSHVPAHTELTWILNCFSYMGELSRMTQYKDKSKKQGNNIRVGLFDYPVLMAADILLYQSDLVPVGNDQKQHVELARDIASRFNQQFSPTFKLPEPYFGETGARIMSLQEPSKKMSKSDENINGFVSLLDDTDTIIRKFKRAVTDSDTEVRHDRENKPGVSNLMEIYNCTTGRSLEAIQKEFEGKGYGDFKLAVGESVAETLRPIQEEYKRLLADKGYLESVMKQNAERASKIAYKTLMKVRKKTGFINL, encoded by the coding sequence ATGGAAACATCCGAAAAAAAAATTGTATACAGCGGCATACAGCCCTCAGGAACCTTTACCATCGGCAATTATTTTGGCGCCATGAAAAACTGGGTGCCCATGCAGGAGGCCTACGACTGCCTGTACTGTGTGGTTGACCTGCACGCCATCACAGTGCCGCAGGTTCCGGCGGATTTAAGGCGCCGTACCTATGAATCCCTGGCCATTTTGATGGCCGTGGGCATTGATCCGGATAAATCGATCCTTTACGTGCAGTCCCATGTGCCGGCCCACACCGAGCTGACCTGGATACTCAATTGCTTCAGCTACATGGGTGAGCTGAGCCGTATGACCCAGTACAAGGATAAATCCAAAAAACAGGGCAATAACATCCGCGTTGGGCTGTTCGACTACCCGGTTCTCATGGCGGCCGACATTTTGTTATACCAGTCCGATCTGGTCCCTGTCGGCAACGACCAGAAACAGCATGTCGAGCTGGCGAGAGACATCGCTTCCCGCTTCAACCAGCAGTTCAGCCCCACCTTTAAGCTGCCAGAGCCCTATTTTGGTGAAACCGGTGCGCGTATCATGAGCCTGCAGGAGCCGAGCAAAAAGATGTCCAAATCCGATGAGAATATCAACGGCTTTGTCTCGCTGTTAGACGATACCGACACCATTATCCGTAAGTTTAAGCGCGCCGTCACCGATTCTGATACCGAAGTCCGCCACGACCGGGAAAACAAGCCCGGTGTCTCCAACCTCATGGAAATCTATAACTGCACCACGGGCCGCAGCCTTGAAGCAATCCAGAAAGAGTTTGAGGGCAAGGGCTACGGCGACTTCAAGCTTGCTGTCGGCGAGAGCGTGGCAGAAACCCTGCGCCCCATCCAGGAGGAATACAAACGCCTGCTGGCCGACAAGGGCTATCTGGAAAGCGTCATGAAGCAAAACGCCGAGAGAGCCTCAAAGATCGCCTATAAAACTCTCATGAAGGTCCGTAAAAAGACTGGGTTTATCAATCTGTAA
- the glpK gene encoding glycerol kinase GlpK, which produces MKKYILGIDQGTTGTRAIIFDQDVNIISSAYSEFTQYFPQPGWVEHDAMEIYEITLKMMRQAISEAHLKPENIAGIGITNQRETTVFWDKNTGIPADHAIVWQDRRTLPICEALIEKDGPAIEDRTGVTIIPNDSATKIHWQLKNNPEIRRGVDEGRLIYGTIDSWLTWKLSGGRVHVTDPSNSAVTLLQNARTLEYDEGILSELEIPRSILPEIRSTSEIYTATDPALFGGVEIPIAGLIGDQQGATLGQACFEKGMAKNTYGTGSFILMNTGDEYIPPSDGIFSPVLWSIGGKVDYGLEGLVDVSGAAIQWLRDGLNIIEESGEAEALARQVADTAGVYFVPAFVGLGAPYFDSYARGTIIGISRGTTKHHIARAALESMAFQVRDAFKVMERKAGIPLKKLRADGGGAKSDFMLQFQADILGIPVERPVITETTCLGAAYSAGLAVGYWDSIEEIFRFWKIDRSFEPAISEDEREERCFNWNRAIERAGGWLKR; this is translated from the coding sequence ATGAAAAAGTATATTTTAGGCATTGACCAGGGCACCACCGGCACACGCGCCATCATCTTTGACCAGGATGTCAATATTATTTCCTCTGCATACAGCGAGTTTACCCAGTATTTCCCACAGCCCGGCTGGGTAGAGCATGACGCCATGGAAATTTATGAGATCACCCTGAAAATGATGCGGCAGGCCATCTCAGAGGCACATCTCAAGCCCGAAAACATCGCGGGCATCGGCATTACCAACCAGCGTGAGACCACTGTATTCTGGGATAAAAACACCGGAATCCCCGCAGACCACGCCATTGTCTGGCAGGACCGGCGCACCCTTCCGATCTGCGAAGCCCTGATCGAGAAGGATGGGCCGGCCATCGAAGACCGCACCGGTGTTACCATCATCCCCAATGACTCCGCCACCAAAATCCACTGGCAGCTCAAGAATAATCCCGAAATCCGCAGGGGTGTGGACGAAGGCAGACTTATTTACGGAACCATTGATTCCTGGCTCACCTGGAAGCTGTCCGGCGGCAGGGTTCATGTCACCGACCCGTCAAACAGCGCGGTCACCCTGCTGCAAAACGCAAGAACCCTTGAGTATGATGAAGGTATCCTGAGCGAGCTGGAAATCCCACGAAGCATTCTGCCAGAAATCCGCAGCACCAGCGAAATCTATACCGCCACCGACCCAGCCCTGTTCGGCGGCGTTGAGATCCCCATCGCCGGGCTCATCGGCGACCAGCAGGGCGCAACCCTCGGCCAGGCCTGCTTTGAAAAGGGCATGGCCAAAAACACCTACGGCACCGGCTCCTTTATTCTGATGAATACCGGCGATGAGTATATTCCGCCATCGGACGGGATCTTCTCACCTGTGCTGTGGTCCATTGGCGGAAAGGTTGACTATGGGCTGGAAGGCCTGGTGGACGTCTCCGGCGCGGCCATCCAGTGGCTGCGGGACGGCCTGAACATTATCGAAGAAAGCGGCGAAGCCGAGGCCCTTGCCCGGCAGGTGGCAGACACAGCCGGCGTCTACTTTGTCCCGGCATTCGTGGGCCTGGGCGCTCCTTATTTCGATTCCTACGCCCGGGGCACCATCATCGGCATTTCCCGCGGCACCACCAAGCACCACATCGCCAGAGCCGCTCTGGAATCCATGGCTTTTCAGGTGCGGGACGCCTTTAAGGTCATGGAGCGCAAAGCCGGCATTCCGCTTAAAAAACTCCGGGCCGACGGCGGCGGCGCCAAGAGCGATTTCATGCTCCAGTTTCAGGCTGACATTCTGGGAATTCCCGTTGAACGGCCAGTCATTACAGAAACCACCTGCCTCGGCGCTGCTTACTCCGCCGGTCTGGCCGTTGGCTATTGGGACTCCATTGAAGAAATTTTCAGATTCTGGAAAATCGACCGCAGCTTTGAGCCCGCCATCTCAGAAGATGAGCGCGAAGAACGCTGCTTTAACTGGAACCGGGCCATTGAGCGCGCAGGCGGCTGGCTGAAACGCTAA